In Janibacter cremeus, a genomic segment contains:
- a CDS encoding helix-turn-helix domain-containing protein, whose product MSDDYLVRIGTTIKEARHRAGLSQSDLATRLETSQSAVTRIEAGGQNLTLDSLARISEALDTELVALTRTPSSGAVHLKVEGGRQLSGAIDVKTSKNAAVALLCASLLNKGTTTLRNLARIEEVNRLLEVLDSIGVRTRWLPNSSDLEIVPPAKLNLEAMDEAAARRTRSVIMFLGPLLHEFHDFRLPYAGGCDLGTRTVEPHMTTLTHFGLDVQATQGWYEAQVAAQDGTDRAIILTERGDTVTENALMAASRHPGRTTIRNASPNYMVQDLCFFLEKLGVTVNGIGTTTLEVTGLREIDVDVEYSPSEDPIEAMSLIAAAVVTESEITIRRCPIEFLEIELATLAGMGMKYTMSEEYTAHNGRTRLVDITTQVGPLRAPIDKIHPMPFPGLNIDNLPFFALIAACAEGTTQIHDWVYDNRAIYLTELNKVGGKVTLLDPHRVLVDGPSRWRTNEVTCPPALRPGVVVLLAMLAAPGTSYLRNVYVIHRGYEDLAERLNALGASVQPFRDIG is encoded by the coding sequence ATGTCTGATGACTACCTCGTCCGTATCGGAACGACCATCAAGGAGGCGCGTCACCGCGCCGGCCTGTCCCAGTCCGACCTCGCCACTCGCCTCGAGACGAGTCAGAGTGCGGTCACCCGCATCGAGGCCGGGGGCCAGAACCTCACCCTGGACAGCCTCGCCCGCATCAGCGAGGCCCTTGACACCGAGCTCGTCGCGCTGACGCGCACCCCCAGCTCCGGCGCGGTCCACCTCAAGGTGGAAGGTGGCCGTCAGCTGTCCGGTGCCATCGACGTCAAGACCAGCAAGAACGCCGCCGTGGCGCTGCTGTGCGCATCCCTGCTCAACAAGGGCACGACGACCCTGCGCAACCTCGCCCGCATCGAGGAGGTCAACCGTCTCCTGGAGGTCCTCGACTCCATCGGTGTCCGGACCCGCTGGCTGCCGAACAGCTCCGACCTGGAGATCGTCCCGCCGGCCAAGCTCAACCTCGAGGCCATGGACGAGGCAGCCGCCCGGCGCACCCGCAGCGTCATCATGTTCCTCGGCCCCCTGCTGCACGAGTTCCACGACTTCCGCCTGCCCTACGCCGGTGGCTGCGACCTCGGGACCCGCACGGTCGAGCCACACATGACCACGCTGACCCACTTCGGTCTCGACGTGCAGGCAACCCAGGGCTGGTACGAGGCGCAGGTCGCCGCCCAGGACGGCACGGACCGCGCGATCATCCTCACCGAGCGCGGCGACACCGTCACCGAGAACGCCCTCATGGCCGCCTCCCGCCACCCCGGACGCACGACCATCCGCAACGCCTCGCCGAACTACATGGTCCAGGACCTGTGCTTCTTCCTCGAGAAGCTCGGCGTCACGGTCAACGGCATCGGCACGACGACCCTCGAAGTCACCGGCTTGCGTGAGATCGACGTCGACGTGGAGTACTCCCCCAGCGAGGACCCCATCGAGGCGATGAGCCTCATCGCCGCAGCCGTGGTCACCGAGTCCGAGATCACGATCAGGCGCTGCCCGATCGAGTTCCTCGAGATCGAGCTGGCCACCCTGGCCGGCATGGGCATGAAGTACACGATGAGCGAGGAGTACACGGCCCACAACGGCCGCACCCGCCTGGTCGACATCACCACGCAGGTAGGGCCCCTGCGGGCACCCATCGACAAGATCCACCCGATGCCCTTCCCCGGCCTGAACATCGACAACCTGCCCTTCTTCGCACTCATCGCCGCCTGTGCCGAGGGAACGACCCAGATCCACGACTGGGTCTACGACAACCGCGCCATCTACCTGACCGAGCTGAACAAGGTCGGTGGCAAGGTCACCCTCCTCGACCCGCACCGGGTCCTCGTCGACGGACCCAGCCGGTGGCGTACGAACGAGGTCACCTGCCCGCCGGCGCTGCGCCCCGGCGTGGTCGTCCTGCTGGCGATGCTCGCCGCGCCGGGCACGTCGTACCTGCGCAACGTCTACGTCATCCACCGCGGCTACGAGGACCTCGCCGAGCGCCTCAACGCCCTGGGCGCCAGCGTGCAGCCCTTCCGCGACATCGGCTGA